A window from Nycticebus coucang isolate mNycCou1 chromosome X, mNycCou1.pri, whole genome shotgun sequence encodes these proteins:
- the CCDC120 gene encoding coiled-coil domain-containing protein 120 isoform X1, which produces MEVKGQLISSPTFTAPAALFGEAAPQVKSERLRGLLDRQRALQEALSLKLQELRKVCLQEAELTGQLPPECPLEPGERPQLVRRRPHGTRAYPPSHSNPAHHSLCPAEELALDALEREVSVQQQITAAARRLALAPELSAEQRRRRCQVQADALRRLHELEEQLRDVQARLGLPVLQPSQPLPLSTGAVINTPGVCLGMRLTQLSQEDMVLHSESSSLSESGASHDNEELRGCFSLAERPSPPKAWDQLRAVSGGSPERRIPWKPPPSDLYGDLKSRRNSVASPTSPTRSLPRSASSFEGRSVPATPVLTRGTGPQLCKPEGLHSHQWSGSQDSQMGFPRAEPASDRASLFAARTRRSNSSEALLVDRAGGGGAGSPPAPLAPPAAGPPVCKSSEVLYERPQPTPAFSSRTTGPPDPPRAARPSSAAPASRGAPRLPPVCGDFLLDCSLDRGLPRGGTGAGWGELLPAAEVPGPLSRRDGLLAIFPGPPPVYAADGSSPLLCNKDPHTRATRTKPCTLPSEAAEGPEIHPNPLLWMPPPSRIPPTGERGGHKNLALEGLRDWYMRNSGLAAGPQRRPVPPHMGLPHPPFHTRCYEVGQVLYGTPSQMPLPHSRSFTAPPVSGRYYADFLYPQELSARLSDLTLEGEQSSSSDPQTPGTLV; this is translated from the exons ATGGAAGTCAAAGGTCAGCTGATCAGCTCTCCTACCTTCACTGCCCCAG CTGCCCTGTTTGGAGAGGCTGCCCCCCAGGTGAAGTCAGAGCGTCTGCGAGGGCTGCTTGACCGGCAACGTGCACTTCAGGAAGCCCTGAGCCTAAAACTTCAGGAGCTCCGCAAAGTGTGTCTCCAGGAGGCG GAGCTAACTGGCCAACTGCCCCCTGAATGCCCGCTAGAGCCTGGTGAACGGCCCCAGTTGGTCCGCCGGCGCCCCCATGGAACCCGCGCCTACCCTCCATCACATTCCAACCCAGCACACCACTCCTTGTGCCCTGCTGAG GAACTGGCTCTTGATGCCCTGGAGCGTGAGGTGTCAGTGCAGCAGCAGATCACAGCAGCTGCCCGCCGCCTGGCTCTGGCCCCTGAGCTGAGTGCTGAACAGCGCCGGCGTCGGTGCCAAGTCCAGGCAGATGCGCTACGGAGGCTGCATGAGCTGGAGGAGCAGCTCAGGGATGTCCaggcccgccttggcctcccagtgctcCAGCCATCCCAGCCACTGCCGCTGTCCACGGGGGCAGTGATCAACACCCCGGGAGTCTGCCTGGGGATGCGCCTCACTCAACTCAGCCAAG AGGACATGGTTCTGCACTCAGAGAGCAGCTCCCTCTCAGAGTCTGGGGCCAGTCATGACAATG AGGAGCTCCGTGGCTGCTTCTCACTGGCTGAGCGCCCCTCACCACCCAAGGCCTGGGACCAGCTGCGGGCAGTATCTGGGGGAAGCCCTGAACGCCGAATCCCATGGAAACCACCCCCATCAGATCTTTATGGGGATCTAAAGAGCCGGCGGAACTCTGTGGCCAGCCCCACCAG CCCCACACGCTCACTGCCCAGGAGTGCCTCCAGTTTTGAAGGGCGAAGTGTGCCTGCCACCCCTGTCCTCACTCGGGGCACTGGCCCCCAGCTCTGCAA ACCTGAAGGCCTCCATTCTCACCAGTGGTCCGGCAGCCAGGACTCCCAGATGGGCTTCCCCCGGGCAGAACCTGCCTCTGATCGGGCCTCCCTCTTCGCAGCTCGCACCCGCCGTAGCAACAGCTCAGAGGCACTGCTAGTGGACCGGGCAGGTGGTGGGGGAGCTGGCTCCCCGCCTGCCCCTCTGGCTCCTCCTGCTGCTGGCCCCCCGGTCTGCAAGAGCAGTGAGGTGCTGTATGAGCGTCCCCAACCAACCCCTGCCTTCTCCTCCCGCACTACTGGCCCCCCAGACCCTCCCCGAGCCGCCCGGCCTAGCTCAGCTGCCCCTGCCTCCCGAGGGGCCCCCCGGCTCCCACCTGTGTGTGGAGACTTCCTTTTGGACTGTTCCCTGGACCGGGGCCTGCCTCGTGGTGGCACGGGAGCAGGCTGGGGGGAGCTGCTGCCTGCAGCTGAGGTCCCAGGGCCTCTCTCTCGCCGGGATGGGCTCCTTGCCATATTCCCTGGCCCACCACCTGTGTATGCAGCTGATGGTAGTAGCCCCCTCCTCTGCAACAAGGACCCCCACACCCGTGCCACCCGCACCAAGCCCTGTACCCTGCCCTCAGAGGCTGCTGAGGGTCCAGAGATTCATCCAAATCCTCTGCTGTGGATGCCACCACCCAGCCGTATCCCTCCAACTGGTGAACGCGGTGGCCACAAGAACCTTGCACTGGAGGGGCTGCGGGACTGGTACATGCGCAACTCCGGACTGGCCGCGGGGCCCCAGCGCCGGCCTGTGCCCCCCCACATGGGCCTGCCACACCCACCCTTCCATACCCGCTGCTATGAGGTGGGCCAAGTGCTGTATGGGACCCCCAGCCAGATGCCACTCCCACACTCGAGGAGTTTCACGGCGCCCCCTGTTTCCGGCAG ATACTACGCGGATTTCCTGTATCCCCAGGAGCTGAGCGCTCGTTTAAGTGACCTGACGCTAGAGGGGGAGCAGTCCTCCAGTTCTGACCCCCAGACCCCAGGGACTCTGGTCTGA
- the CCDC120 gene encoding coiled-coil domain-containing protein 120 isoform X2 encodes MEVKAALFGEAAPQVKSERLRGLLDRQRALQEALSLKLQELRKVCLQEAELTGQLPPECPLEPGERPQLVRRRPHGTRAYPPSHSNPAHHSLCPAEELALDALEREVSVQQQITAAARRLALAPELSAEQRRRRCQVQADALRRLHELEEQLRDVQARLGLPVLQPSQPLPLSTGAVINTPGVCLGMRLTQLSQEDMVLHSESSSLSESGASHDNEELRGCFSLAERPSPPKAWDQLRAVSGGSPERRIPWKPPPSDLYGDLKSRRNSVASPTSPTRSLPRSASSFEGRSVPATPVLTRGTGPQLCKPEGLHSHQWSGSQDSQMGFPRAEPASDRASLFAARTRRSNSSEALLVDRAGGGGAGSPPAPLAPPAAGPPVCKSSEVLYERPQPTPAFSSRTTGPPDPPRAARPSSAAPASRGAPRLPPVCGDFLLDCSLDRGLPRGGTGAGWGELLPAAEVPGPLSRRDGLLAIFPGPPPVYAADGSSPLLCNKDPHTRATRTKPCTLPSEAAEGPEIHPNPLLWMPPPSRIPPTGERGGHKNLALEGLRDWYMRNSGLAAGPQRRPVPPHMGLPHPPFHTRCYEVGQVLYGTPSQMPLPHSRSFTAPPVSGRYYADFLYPQELSARLSDLTLEGEQSSSSDPQTPGTLV; translated from the exons ATGGAAGTCAAAG CTGCCCTGTTTGGAGAGGCTGCCCCCCAGGTGAAGTCAGAGCGTCTGCGAGGGCTGCTTGACCGGCAACGTGCACTTCAGGAAGCCCTGAGCCTAAAACTTCAGGAGCTCCGCAAAGTGTGTCTCCAGGAGGCG GAGCTAACTGGCCAACTGCCCCCTGAATGCCCGCTAGAGCCTGGTGAACGGCCCCAGTTGGTCCGCCGGCGCCCCCATGGAACCCGCGCCTACCCTCCATCACATTCCAACCCAGCACACCACTCCTTGTGCCCTGCTGAG GAACTGGCTCTTGATGCCCTGGAGCGTGAGGTGTCAGTGCAGCAGCAGATCACAGCAGCTGCCCGCCGCCTGGCTCTGGCCCCTGAGCTGAGTGCTGAACAGCGCCGGCGTCGGTGCCAAGTCCAGGCAGATGCGCTACGGAGGCTGCATGAGCTGGAGGAGCAGCTCAGGGATGTCCaggcccgccttggcctcccagtgctcCAGCCATCCCAGCCACTGCCGCTGTCCACGGGGGCAGTGATCAACACCCCGGGAGTCTGCCTGGGGATGCGCCTCACTCAACTCAGCCAAG AGGACATGGTTCTGCACTCAGAGAGCAGCTCCCTCTCAGAGTCTGGGGCCAGTCATGACAATG AGGAGCTCCGTGGCTGCTTCTCACTGGCTGAGCGCCCCTCACCACCCAAGGCCTGGGACCAGCTGCGGGCAGTATCTGGGGGAAGCCCTGAACGCCGAATCCCATGGAAACCACCCCCATCAGATCTTTATGGGGATCTAAAGAGCCGGCGGAACTCTGTGGCCAGCCCCACCAG CCCCACACGCTCACTGCCCAGGAGTGCCTCCAGTTTTGAAGGGCGAAGTGTGCCTGCCACCCCTGTCCTCACTCGGGGCACTGGCCCCCAGCTCTGCAA ACCTGAAGGCCTCCATTCTCACCAGTGGTCCGGCAGCCAGGACTCCCAGATGGGCTTCCCCCGGGCAGAACCTGCCTCTGATCGGGCCTCCCTCTTCGCAGCTCGCACCCGCCGTAGCAACAGCTCAGAGGCACTGCTAGTGGACCGGGCAGGTGGTGGGGGAGCTGGCTCCCCGCCTGCCCCTCTGGCTCCTCCTGCTGCTGGCCCCCCGGTCTGCAAGAGCAGTGAGGTGCTGTATGAGCGTCCCCAACCAACCCCTGCCTTCTCCTCCCGCACTACTGGCCCCCCAGACCCTCCCCGAGCCGCCCGGCCTAGCTCAGCTGCCCCTGCCTCCCGAGGGGCCCCCCGGCTCCCACCTGTGTGTGGAGACTTCCTTTTGGACTGTTCCCTGGACCGGGGCCTGCCTCGTGGTGGCACGGGAGCAGGCTGGGGGGAGCTGCTGCCTGCAGCTGAGGTCCCAGGGCCTCTCTCTCGCCGGGATGGGCTCCTTGCCATATTCCCTGGCCCACCACCTGTGTATGCAGCTGATGGTAGTAGCCCCCTCCTCTGCAACAAGGACCCCCACACCCGTGCCACCCGCACCAAGCCCTGTACCCTGCCCTCAGAGGCTGCTGAGGGTCCAGAGATTCATCCAAATCCTCTGCTGTGGATGCCACCACCCAGCCGTATCCCTCCAACTGGTGAACGCGGTGGCCACAAGAACCTTGCACTGGAGGGGCTGCGGGACTGGTACATGCGCAACTCCGGACTGGCCGCGGGGCCCCAGCGCCGGCCTGTGCCCCCCCACATGGGCCTGCCACACCCACCCTTCCATACCCGCTGCTATGAGGTGGGCCAAGTGCTGTATGGGACCCCCAGCCAGATGCCACTCCCACACTCGAGGAGTTTCACGGCGCCCCCTGTTTCCGGCAG ATACTACGCGGATTTCCTGTATCCCCAGGAGCTGAGCGCTCGTTTAAGTGACCTGACGCTAGAGGGGGAGCAGTCCTCCAGTTCTGACCCCCAGACCCCAGGGACTCTGGTCTGA
- the PRAF2 gene encoding PRA1 family protein 2, whose protein sequence is MSEVRLPPLRALDDFVLGSARLAAPDPCDPQRWCHRVINNLLYYQTNYLLCLGFSFALAGYVRPLHTLLSALVVMVALGVLVWAAETHAAIRRCRRSHPTSCLATVLAVGLLVLWVVGGAGTFLLSITGPVLLILVHASLRLRNLKNKIENKIESIGLKRTPMGLLLEALGQEQEAGS, encoded by the exons ATGTCGGAGGTGCGGCTGCCACCGCTACGCGCCCTAGACGACTTTGTTTTGGGGTCAGCGCGTCTAGCGGCTCCGGATCCGTGTGACCCGCAGCGATGGTGCCACCGCGTCATCAACAACCTCCTCTACTACCAAACCAACTACCTTCTCTGCTTGGGCTTCAGTTTCGCTCTGGCcgg GTACGTGCGCCCGTTGCACACACTCCTGAGTGCACTGGTAGTGATGGTGGCCCTCGGCGTATTGGTGTGGGCAGCTGAGACTCATGCAGCCATACGCCGCTGTCGCCGCAGCCACCCCACCTCCTGCCTGGCCACAGTGCTCGCCGTAGGCCTCCTCGTTCTCTGGGTCGTGGGCGGCGCTGGCACCTTCCTGCTCAGCATCACCGGGCCGGTGCTTT TGATCCTGGTGCATGCTTCGCTGCGCCTGCGCAACCTTAAGAACAAGATTGAGAACAAGATCGAGAGCATTGGTCTCAAGCGGACGCCAATGGGCCTGCTACTAGAGGCTCTGGGACAAGAGCAGGAGGCTGGATCCTAG